From the bacterium genome, the window CCGGCCGACTCATTAATGAGGCCATCGCTAAAGGAGTGTCTAAGGGCTGGGGAGCGGGGAAGAGTGTCTGTGAATTGATCGCCTCACTCAATCCGCCTTATGCCTCTTACAGCCTCTTAAACAGCGCCCATAAACATGGCCGGCCGGTGACGGTTCATCTGACTATTGGCGCCGACATTATTCACCAGCATCCGGAGGCCAATGGCGCTGCCTTGGGAGAAGCCAGCTTTATTGATTTTAAACTCCTGGCCTCTCAGATAACCGGTCTGGATAAAGGAGGCGTCTTTGCCAACTTTGGCTCGGCCGTGGTCATTCCTGAAGTCTTCTTAAAGGCCCTTAACCTGGCCAGAAACCTGGGCTATGAGGTGGCCAATTTTACTACCGTCAATTTTGATATGATTCATCACTATCGACCGTCAGAAAATATTATCAAACGGCCGACTACAGATGGAGGCAAGGGTTATTACCTCGTTGGGCACCACGAACTGATGATCCCGCTTCTGGCCGGCGCGGTCGTGGAACATTGGAGGCAACATAATGGAACAGACAAAAGTTCTCTCAGGCGGCTACAGCGGAAGACAGAAAGAAGTTCGGGATTTAAAGATCACGCCTGAGTTAGAGGTGGTAGAGAATGAATATAGTGACCAGGACTATATGGTGGAGATGAAAACAGAGGAATTTGTTAGCCTATGCCCTAAGACAGGACTCCCGGATTTTGCTACGATCATCATCCAGTATAAGCCTGATCAATATCTGGTCGAACAGAAATCCTTGAAGTTTTATCTGGCCAGGTATAAAGATGTGGGGATATTTCAGGAACATGCGACTAATAAAATATTGGAAGACTTTATCCGGACCACAAAACCAAAGTGGGCCAAAATAACCACAGTCTGGAAGGTCCGAGGTGGGATAGGGACAATAGTAGAACGAGAATATAGTAGAGCGGGGAGCAAAGAGTAAAGCCTTGCTCTCCGCTTCCTGCTCTATGCTCCCCGTATTTTTTGAGCCATTAAAATGATGCCTATCCCCCCCAGAAAGATATTCGGCAGCCAAACCGAGACAGCCGGGTGGATGATGCCTCTCTTGCCCAGCGCCCCGCCGCCGATCAAGAGGAGATAATAGATAAAAATAAGTAAGAGACTGAGGCCAAACCCGATGGCCCGACCTCCCCTTCTGGTCATTAGAGCCAATGGGACTCCAATAAGAC encodes:
- the queF gene encoding preQ(1) synthase → MEQTKVLSGGYSGRQKEVRDLKITPELEVVENEYSDQDYMVEMKTEEFVSLCPKTGLPDFATIIIQYKPDQYLVEQKSLKFYLARYKDVGIFQEHATNKILEDFIRTTKPKWAKITTVWKVRGGIGTIVEREYSRAGSKE